The window TGCCATTGGAGCAATCTTTGGAGGGATTGTGACTACAATAGTCATTTTTTCTATTGCTTTTTTTCTGTCGCTTGAAGAAGAGGGCTTGGCAAAAGCAATAATGCTCGTTTTCCCGCACCGCTATAAAACAAAAATTTTGACTGTTTGGCAGAGAAGCCAGAAAAAAGTGGCTGCTTGGTTTGGTGTGAGAATTATTTGTTGTTTTTTCATAGGTCTGGCAACAGGAATCGCTTGCTATGCTTTGAATATTAAGTATGCCGCCTTTTTCGGTCTTTTTGCCGGCGTTTTTAATATAATTTTAACAATTGGTCCGTTTTTGAGCGGGACTGCTATTTCATTGTTTATTTTAACAATCGCTGGTTTGCCAAAAGCAATTATTTTTCTCATCATATTCTTTGTCGCGCAAGAGATAGAAAACTATATCATTATGCCGATTTTAAGCAAAAGATTTTTACGGCTTTCACCTTCGCTTGTTTTGATATCTTTATTAGTTGGCGCTAAGCTCTGGGGACTTTTGGGAGCGATTTTAGCCATCCCCTTAGTGGGAATGTTTTTTGAGATTATTCAAGGATTTCTTGAAAAAAAAGAGGCCATAGAACAGCGGTTATTGTGAATTAAAATGCCAGAATTTTTTGTTATTGCAACTCCAATAGGGAATCTTCAAGACATATCTTTCCGGGCCCTTGAAGTGCTGAAAAGGGCTGATTTTATTTTATGCGAAGACACAAGGGTGAGCCAAAAATTATTAAATCATTTCGAGATAAGAAAGCCATTGATAAGCTATCATCAACATTCGAAATTAGCAAAAATAGAATCAATCATAGAATTATTAAACAATGGCAAAAATATTGCTCTTATAAGCGATGCTGGCACGCCTGGCATATCCGACCCAGGGAACAAGTTGATACAAGAAATAACTCAAGCGCTGGGTGAGAGAGTGAGCATTATACCAATACCCGGACCATCTGCGCTCGCAACAATCGCTTCAGTGGCAGGCATCTCTATGGACAAGTTTTTATTTCTTGGTTTTCCGCCCCAGAAAAAAGGAAGAAATAAGTTTTTTAAAGAAGTTATTGATTCTAAATATCCGGTAATTCTTTACGAATCACCCTACAGGATTATAAAGTCCCTCAAACAACTCCAAGAGTTAGACATTGAAATTGAGGCGATTGTTGGCAGAGAGCTGACCAAGAAGTTTGAAACAATTTATCGCGGAAGAATTGACAAAGTGATTGAAAAGATAGAAAAAGATAAGATAAAAGGAGAATTCGTTGTTATTGTGAAAAGAAATGGAAAAGAAAAATAAAAAATTCTATATCTCAACTGCGCTTCCTTATGTTAATTCTGCTCCACATATAGGGTTTGCATTGGAAATAATACAGGCAGATGTTTTGGCGCGATATCATCGCATTTTGGGCGACGAGGTTTTCTTTTTAACAGGCACTGATGAGAATGGGTTAAAAATTTCCCTGGCAGCCGAAGAAGCGGGAATATCAGTTGAAGAGTTTGCTAAAAATAATGCTGAAAAATTTCGTGAGCTCAAAGAAATTCTCAATTTATCCTTTGATGATTTTATAAGAACTACTGAGGAAAGGCATATTAAGGCGGTCTATAAATTATGGCAGGAGTGTAAAAAGGATATTTATAAAAAGAAGTATAAGGGTCTTTATTGCGTAGGGTGCGAACGATTCTATAAACAAGAAGAACTAATTGACGGATTGTGTCCGGAACACAAGACAAGACCAGAGCTTATAGAAGAAGAGAATTATTTTTTTAAGCTTTCTAAATATGAAGAACAGCTTAAGGGCTTAATAGAAAAAGATATATTAGAAGTTGTTCCGCAAACCCGCAAAAATGAAGTATTGGGCTTTATTAATAAGGGGCTTGAAGATATTTGTATTTCCCGCTCGTCTGAAAGGGCGCGAAATTGGGGCATCTCTGTGCCCGACGACCAGACACAGAAAATTTGGTGTTGGTTTGACGCGGTTATAAACTACATCAGTGCTTTAGGATATGGGATTGATGATAAAAATTTCCAGCAATGGTGGCAGGAAAATAACAATAAAATTCATGTTATTGGAAAAGGGATTTTAATTTTTCATGCCCTTTACTGGCCTGCAGCCCTTTTGTCAGCTGGGTTATCGCTGCCTAATATTCTATTTGTCCACGGCTATGTCGCTGTGGGAGGGCAGAAAATGTCTAAAAGTTTGGGAAATATTGTTGACCCAAAAGAATTAGTAGGAAAATATGGAATAGATGTGGCGAGATATTTCTTTTTAAGAGAGGCGTCTCCTTTTGATGACAGCGATTTTACTATTGAAAAATTTGAAGAAAGATATAATGCGGATTTGGCGAAGGGATTGGGGAATCTTGTTGCGAGAGTTGTTACTCTTGCAACAAAACCCAAAACCCAAAACCCAAAAGCCAAAACCACAATTCAAAATTCAAAATTAGAAGA is drawn from Patescibacteria group bacterium and contains these coding sequences:
- a CDS encoding AI-2E family transporter, whose translation is MNEDGQIDYISDSMGGTNGSRVLDISWATILKIISALAVIYFVFLVRDILIWFIFALVISILFNPAINFLRKFRIPRVLAAILIYLSTFVFLGVFIYILAPLLFSELQHFSVNLPTYFDQASPYFSGLKIEALQNFQSFTEALGRGLSSASSNIFTAIGAIFGGIVTTIVIFSIAFFLSLEEEGLAKAIMLVFPHRYKTKILTVWQRSQKKVAAWFGVRIICCFFIGLATGIACYALNIKYAAFFGLFAGVFNIILTIGPFLSGTAISLFILTIAGLPKAIIFLIIFFVAQEIENYIIMPILSKRFLRLSPSLVLISLLVGAKLWGLLGAILAIPLVGMFFEIIQGFLEKKEAIEQRLL
- the rsmI gene encoding 16S rRNA (cytidine(1402)-2'-O)-methyltransferase, with translation MPEFFVIATPIGNLQDISFRALEVLKRADFILCEDTRVSQKLLNHFEIRKPLISYHQHSKLAKIESIIELLNNGKNIALISDAGTPGISDPGNKLIQEITQALGERVSIIPIPGPSALATIASVAGISMDKFLFLGFPPQKKGRNKFFKEVIDSKYPVILYESPYRIIKSLKQLQELDIEIEAIVGRELTKKFETIYRGRIDKVIEKIEKDKIKGEFVVIVKRNGKEK
- the metG gene encoding methionine--tRNA ligase, with translation MEKKNKKFYISTALPYVNSAPHIGFALEIIQADVLARYHRILGDEVFFLTGTDENGLKISLAAEEAGISVEEFAKNNAEKFRELKEILNLSFDDFIRTTEERHIKAVYKLWQECKKDIYKKKYKGLYCVGCERFYKQEELIDGLCPEHKTRPELIEEENYFFKLSKYEEQLKGLIEKDILEVVPQTRKNEVLGFINKGLEDICISRSSERARNWGISVPDDQTQKIWCWFDAVINYISALGYGIDDKNFQQWWQENNNKIHVIGKGILIFHALYWPAALLSAGLSLPNILFVHGYVAVGGQKMSKSLGNIVDPKELVGKYGIDVARYFFLREASPFDDSDFTIEKFEERYNADLAKGLGNLVARVVTLATKPKTQNPKAKTTIQNSKLE